GGTAAAGGGTGGGAAAATGTAGTTACCCCATTTGTGGGGCCCTCCAGTAATCTCTTTTCTAACTACTTCACAGGCTACACCCTAGTGAGTTTATAACTCTCGGTAAACCGTCATGAGACGCGGGCTCACAAATGGTCATGAAAAGGATATTAGTGCTTACTTGTAAAATTAAACGATATGAAATAGTTGTCATCCCCGAATGCTTTTATCGGGGATATGGCTTATAAACCAGATTCCCGATTAAACACTTCGGGAATGACATACTAACTAATATTTATACAAGTAAGCATTAGCATGAGTGTCAGAATGGACACCATAAAGACCTTAGCCGGTATCAAAGATAGCCGTGCCGTGGAACCATTAATTGAACTACTTTCTGATAAAGATCACAATATAAGAAGCGGCGCCATCAATGCCCTATCCGGATTCATAGATAAAAGGCCAGTTCCCTTTTTGCTGAAAATCATGTCAGATAAGAATGAGCCTGCTGATATACGACTTCTAATAATGTCTGCTCTCAGGCAGATTGATCCTGCACAATGGACAAAGAACATTGTCTTACTTGTTGAGGACCCGAGTCCTGAAATAAGGCGGGAGGCTATCAGGGGAATTTCTACATTACAAGATCCGAGCATAATAACTCTTCTTCTGAAATGTCTTATGGATAAGGACAAAGAGGTAGGAAGAGAAGTCGTATTAGCCTTAGGAAACTATAAAGACAACAAGGTGGTTGACCAATTAATCACGATACTCAAAAGCAGTACAGAAGAAAAAGACATCAGAATTGCTGCCATTAATTCACTGGCAAGGATCAGGGATGAACGGTAATCTATTCTATAACTACTTAGTAGACTATACTTTAACTTGCTAATTCCATGTAGCTTGCCTTGCTACAGGGTTACAACTTATTCCCTACCCATGACGAGTGAGTAACCAAAGATATAATATTGCACTACCTCGGCTAATTTGTTAAGATTTGGGACAGTAACAGTGTATCATATTTTACCACTATTTGGAGGTGATGAGCATGAAGGCAACTGTTAAGAAACAGATAGATGAAATGACAGAAGATGAGCTTCAAGAGCTCCTTAGGAGGGACTATTTAAGGAGACTCACGCGTTATAGGATGATTGATGATCTCTATAAGAATAAATATGGAATGGATTTTGACAGCTTTGAGATGGAAAACGTCGTCGAGAAAATGAAATATACCTTTGAAGTTGAATCTGATGCCCAGGAGTGGGAGATAGCTATTGATGGTATAAAGACAATTGAAAAGAAGCTGAAGGAGCTGAAGGGTGGAGATTAATGCCATAATAAGAGAGACAAAAGACATCGCAGATAAATATAACCTGTCACTTGTTGAGATTGACAGAACAGATAATATTATCAGCTTAAAACTGGTAATAGACAACGATCTTTTCATCCATATATATGGAAACAGTGCGAAGGACAAGCTTAACTTCGCCCTTGTCTTTAAAAATAAACGGCTACATGGGTATGACTCCGAAGGCGGTAAATATCACTGTCACCCTTTTGATGACCCTGATTCACATATATTCGTTGAGGCTACGAAATCAATAAAAGAGTTTGTTAACGAATCAATGAGGTTTATCGAGGAGAACGAGTTACTGTAAATTAAATACGGTTCTACTGGGATTTGTGTGGGTACATATCAAGTCTTCCACAGTAAAACAAGATTGCAATCCTAACCCGAACAAACCAGAAACAAAGCATTCCTCTCCTTTACATCGAACTATTCCCTTAACATTCCCCTCCTTTACAAGGAGGGGTTAGGGGAGGTATCTTTTCTCATCTCTATATCAATCCTGTACAATACATTTTCAAGATTTTCATAAATATCAAGATTGGTAAAACACAAAAAAGTAATCCCATAAGCTTCAATAATCTTTTGTCTTTCAATATCGTTTGTTACAGCATCCTCAGTAAAATGAGAATCCCCATCCACTTCAATAGCCAACTTTAGCTGAGGACAATAAAAATCCACTATAAATTTTCCAATGCTGTACTGACGCCTGAACTTGAAACCATTTAATCCCTTGCCTCTTAGCTTTAACCACAACATCATTTCAGCCTTAGGCATCTCTTGCCTTAAATTTCTACGTTTGAGCTTTTCACTTGTTTTATTGAACACTTTTGTCAATTAATCTCTCCGAATTATAAAATACCCCACCTAACCTCCCCTTGTAAAGGGGAGGAACACTATTTGTTGTTTCACCTTGTAAAGGGGAGGAATATTGTTTGCGTATCCCTTTGGCTATGGGATGGAGACTATCACTGATTCCACACTCCACACGAATCCCTGAAGAACCTTAAATACAAACCTACATGAAGAACCCTGCAGCCCTACATGAAGAACCCTGCAGCAAGCTACAGGAAATTATCAAGTTAAAAGGTTCTGAACAAGTATATCCATGCAATAATAATTTTCAAGAGACTTTTTCAGCAGCCTGACAGAGGGCAATAACCCTGTTTGCCAACTTAGAGGGAAAGACGCTTGGTAAAGCAATGCATGAGTGGTCGGCTTAAAGTGGGGGATGAACCCCCACGCTACGGCATGGTCGGATAGATTACAGTGGTTTCTACAACTACAGCCGATATTATGTAAACTCACAACAAGACCTAAATCAAGGTGAGTTTACATAATATCTATTATCAGACGTTGTGTTTAATTGAGACTCATTTTTTCATGTCTCCATTATTCACTATTATTTGAACAAAATTTTGTCATGTTGTGCACAATTTGACTGTCTCATCTTTAAGATTTTGATCCATTTTCTGAGATTTTTTCATCTCCTTTTCTATTCCAACAATAATTATATGAAAAGCTATCATATTGATATAATAGATAAATACATCAGTGTTTGGATTCCTAAATCCCTCTTTAAGCAGCCTGTCAAATGAATGGCACTGAATTTGCAATTTTAATCAATAGAATTATTTCACAGCTCAAACCATAAGGAGGT
This genomic interval from Nitrospirota bacterium contains the following:
- a CDS encoding HEAT repeat domain-containing protein, with protein sequence MSVRMDTIKTLAGIKDSRAVEPLIELLSDKDHNIRSGAINALSGFIDKRPVPFLLKIMSDKNEPADIRLLIMSALRQIDPAQWTKNIVLLVEDPSPEIRREAIRGISTLQDPSIITLLLKCLMDKDKEVGREVVLALGNYKDNKVVDQLITILKSSTEEKDIRIAAINSLARIRDER
- a CDS encoding endonuclease domain-containing protein, with protein sequence MTKVFNKTSEKLKRRNLRQEMPKAEMMLWLKLRGKGLNGFKFRRQYSIGKFIVDFYCPQLKLAIEVDGDSHFTEDAVTNDIERQKIIEAYGITFLCFTNLDIYENLENVLYRIDIEMRKDTSPNPSL